The Ziziphus jujuba cultivar Dongzao chromosome 3, ASM3175591v1 region TATAAGACAATGGATTTTGTGCATTTTTTGTTgatggaaaccattatatttttaccactttGATACTCCGAATGACCACCGTCATTTTGCACCAATGTTCCATCGTATAAAATCGTAATTAAAATATCATGATCTTTTATttcactacaaaattaaatgaataatattaaactaaatcaataaaattataaaaatatgaataatactaaacaaacatattaactgtctcAAAAAAAtcgattctatttttttttgctaGATATAATATTTTGACGAAAAATTGGTGAAAAATTAGCTAAAAACAAGCAGAAACCTAACGAAAACTAGCAAATTGACGGAAAATGGCGAAAGTTTAtcttttttgtcaattttcCTACACTTCTACTGATTTTCGTGATTTTTCagatttacaaaattttttcctaattttcacATTATATATAACCTAAGTACCTCTAAACTCAAATAGAACAgatcataaactaatttattaaataactatattaaaaaaatcttaaaaaatataaattcatttaacaaaaatagttttagatttaattaaaataatatagaagttaagagaaagaaaaaagttttaccTAAATTTAATctcaaaagtgaaaaaatacaattaaaaaaaggtGAGGCGAACAAGATCAATCtcgtaaaaaaaatttttagaatcAGTGTTTCTttgaaaaaggaggaaaaaagaaaaaaggatgaTATGTttagtaattttcaatttagctAAGAATATTTTTGTCTGCAAttgattagtttttttattattttttttaatactatttttcaaTTGTGAAGGTGGCAGGtgactatttttaaaaaaaacccaaTTATTAAATGGTGTTTGCGTTACATTTACTTCATTAGATTTATAAAGACCAAACCTTGGGACGATTCCGAAGCCCAATCCAATATTCAAAAAGATCAAAAAAGCCCAGATATGCTGGGGGGGAAATATCGAAACGAAATGAGAAGATGACGGTGAATCTATACCGTCgataaagggggaaaaaaacggACGGTCGATGATGAAGATCAATTTCGCGTCAAGAACCGCGAAGAGGAAAAATTAAAAGGCGCGGTTCTTTTATGGGATTTATTCGCGGTAACCAAATTTGAGAAAATCCAAAATTTCCCACTCCCATAAACAATTCAAAAATCTttcacatttatatttataatcctTCTTGGTTTTCTCATTATattctactctctctctctctctctctctctctctgtgtgaaAAGCTCAATTCCTCTCTGCAATTTTTTGAactcaaagaaagaagaagaagaagattaatgGGAGGTGGGTCTTTGAAATCGAACCCAGCAAAGGCGAGGAAAAGAGTGGAAGCCACAGATGAGTCTGGTGCTGGTCCTTGTCTCGTTCGCGGCAAAGATGGCAGTGCTTTTGCCCGATGGTACCcattttcctcttcttcttcttctttgtctgactcttaaattattttccgggtatttagttttctttggTTTTGTATAAGCTTTGTGTTAGAGAGTCTCTTTCTTATGCTTTGTTTGAGTCTTATTCTTTCTGGGTATCGCATTTCCTTTCATTATCTGTAGGCTTGTTTGTTTGTGTTTGGACAATTTTCCGTCTggacttgaaaaacagaaaatgggTACTGATGGGATTTTGAGGAGAATATTgaaaatcttttttgttttttgttttttggggttgCTTTTTGTGAAGCGAGGAGTGCAATAAGGATGTCCCAGTGGCGTTGATCAACTTTCACAGTTGCAGCCTCGATGCGAAAATCAAGATGAACCTTGGTTGGTCTCTACGTTCTTTTTCTCTATCTCTCTGGTTATTGCTCTTTAATTGTTTGAATTTTGGAATTGATGAAATGGTaatttgtttgttgttttgGTTTATCAGAGTCTCAAGTTGTTGAAAAGCCAACAGAGGCCAAGAAGGCTAGTGAGAGGTCTATATCGTGCATTTAAACTGTTTGATGTAATGTGCTTTttgaggttttttatttttttcttacaggaattttattttaataatgttttattcCTCTATAGAAATAAATCCACATCCAAGGAACCGACAgcaaagagagccaaaaatgagAAGGCAAAGAAGGGCAAGAATTCAAACAAGCCCAAGCGACCTCCCACTGCATTTTTCCTCTTCATGTAAACCCCTCTTATCTCTTTTTCTGTAACAAAAGTTGGATGTTAATGTAATGTGTGATGCTTTCAGGGATGACTTTAGAAAAGAATTCAAGGAAGCTAATCCCGATTCTAAGGGTGTTAAGACGGTAAGATGTTTTATAAGAAATCAACATGTTAAATGGGATTGGTTGCTATGGTGTTTGGTAGATGAAGTTGGTTTTGACAGTttctattttctaaaatggaatTTAAGGTTGCTAAGGAGGGTGGAGCCAAGTGGAAGTCTATGACAGATGAGGTGAGTTTCAATTGAAGAATTGAATTGTGCAGGAATTGTGTGCTGATGTTTTGGTGGTGTcattttgatgttcaatccaAGATTTGTGCAAATCATTTTAATGTGTGCTGATGTTTTGGTGGTGTTAAATGGGTTCAGGAGAAGAAGCAATATACTGATAAAGCTGCTGAGCTTAAAGCAGAGTATGACAAGGCATTGGAGAGTGACAATGCTGAAGATGGAGATGTAAGATTTTCTCACTTTCTTGATACTTTATATTGATTGTTGAGACATCTGGGTTTGTTACTGTGTTCTGTTTTTAAACTTTGGCTTTGTTTTTGCATGTTCAGGTTGACGAAGGTACAGAGAAGGAAGAAGCTGAGGATAATAAGGAAGTGGAGGAAGTGTCTGATGAAGAGTAGGATTTTGGTGGTGTTTGAATTTTCATATTATGTCTATTTGATGGAGAAAATTGATTTGATGCCTTGTAAATTTTGGAAGTTGGCTTATTAATGAAGCTGAAAATATAGATCTTAGGTTATTTCTTATAGTAACATAGTcctttaattttggctttttgGATCATTGAATGCTTGATAACTACTTAACTACTTGCTTTAATCTTCATTTTGGAATATTAAAATGGTTCTAACTTGATGTTActcgttttttgtttttcattactCTGCTTTCCTTTAATGATACTTGGCTTGGATTCTTTGGCTTAGTTGAAATGATTTACTTTCTTTTTGCGGCAATTGAAGGGATTGGGTTTTCACTAATTCATAAGAACATAAGATTGGATATCAAACTGTTAACTACACTAGGTTGTTTGAGATAATCTTTCTAATCGCTTATTTTTCCATAGCTTTAATTCTCTTCAACTACATAAATTTCTCAAACCCAACCAATGAGGAATTTGACTGTAAATTAAGCTTCCCTACACTAGAGTAAGTAATTGataattgaaacaaataatataagatTATAAATGGACAATAATAAGACTGTCTCAAAAGGAAAGGCCTATTTGAGCATATCTCCTTGGGAAATTGAGTCAGCATCTTACTGGCTCAtatcttcttgtttctttccCTTACATGGTGCCAAGGGCTTCCCACACAAGCACAGATTGTGGGCATAAGCAGCTACAGGGAAGATATTAAGTGGTCTGCCTTGTGGGATTTCTCCACATAGTCTGTTTGCTCTGAAGCTTGCATGTCTCAGACCAATTCCCAATAAACTATTTGGAATCCTTCCTGTGAGCCCGTTGATGGACAGGTCAAGCCATTGAAGTTTCACCAGTAATCCTACACTCGTTGGGATGGTGCCTGTTATCTTGTTCCTTGAGATATCCAACCTTTCGAGCTCGATAAGGTTCGAAACTGAACTTGGGAGGTGTCCAATAATCTGATTGCTTCCTATATTGAGTACTCTCAACCTCAAACCTTCTCTGAATTCTGCAATCTCTCCTGAAATTTGATTATTGGATACATCTAAAACctccaaaaatttgcttgtcCTGTTATTTAGGATCCTCGAGAGAGATCCCACTAGCTGATTCGCGTGTACATCAAAGATTGAAAGCCCTTCTGGCAATATGATTTCTGAAAGATCAAATCTCAATTGGTTGTTTGAGAGCTTGAGCTTTTGCAAGCTTGACATGTTGGTGAAGAAGTGAGAAATCCGACCGGTGAAATAATTATCGGAAAGGTCAATGGAGCTCAAAGAATCAGGCTTTAAGAAGCTTGGAAGAGTTCCTTTAAGTTGACAGCCAGCAAGATGAACATCAGAAAGTTGCCTACTCCTGATCCAATCAGGAACAGTCCCTAAACTTAGATTGTTGTAAGAAAGGTCTATTGACAACAGAGAAGGAATGCCTCTGTGGAGAGTTTCTGGTAAAGGTTCAGAGAGGCCATTTCTTGACAAATTTAGGTACCAAAGGTTCTGCAATTTTGAAATTGTTAAGGGAATAGGACCAGAAAACCTATTCCCACTCAATGAAAGACTGGTGAGGGATTTTAGGCTCCCAATCTGGACTGGAATTTTCCCTGAAAGTTGGTTATTGTTTAAAGACAAGTCGGAAAGCTTGGACAAGCTGAACAAGGAAATGGGTACCTGACCTGACAATAGGTTATTTGAAAGGTCAATAAAGGTAATATTCTGAAACTGCCCTACAAAAGCTGGAATGAACCCAGACAACTGATTGAAGCTAAGATCAAGATACTGCAAACCATGGATGTTTTCAAAAGTTGGAGGAATTGAACCTTTGAGGGAATTTCTTCCCAAGTTTATTTGGAAAAGGTTTCTAAGATTCCCTAGGCTTGGAGGAATCTGACCTATCAAATGGTTCCCACTAAGTGAGAGGCTTTGTAGCAAGGACAAACGTCCTAAACCTGAAGGAATGCTTCCATGAAGAGAATTGTCTTCTAGGACCAACTGGGTGAGATGGGATAGATTTGAGAAACTTTCTGGAATTGGACCTGAAATTTCTTTCATACCACTTATTATCAAAACCTCCAAGAAATGCATATCACCAAGAGAAGGTGAAAGTGTGCCTTTCATGTAAAGCTCA contains the following coding sequences:
- the LOC107421880 gene encoding high mobility group B protein 7-like; protein product: MGGGSLKSNPAKARKRVEATDESGAGPCLVRGKDGSAFARCEECNKDVPVALINFHSCSLDAKIKMNLESQVVEKPTEAKKASERNKSTSKEPTAKRAKNEKAKKGKNSNKPKRPPTAFFLFMDDFRKEFKEANPDSKGVKTVAKEGGAKWKSMTDEEKKQYTDKAAELKAEYDKALESDNAEDGDVDEGTEKEEAEDNKEVEEVSDEE
- the LOC107421875 gene encoding LRR receptor-like serine/threonine-protein kinase FLS2, with product MSDPKFPLKFSMHFSPFFSNLIKTHLPKMQILKWVSQLLLMFFFFSLFSDCQAQTNPVCSESDRASLLSFKARILKDTTDTLSTWIGKDCCGGGWEGVQCNSAGRVTALQIQRPDKDIELYMKGTLSPSLGDMHFLEVLIISGMKEISGPIPESFSNLSHLTQLVLEDNSLHGSIPSGLGRLSLLQSLSLSGNHLIGQIPPSLGNLRNLFQINLGRNSLKGSIPPTFENIHGLQYLDLSFNQLSGFIPAFVGQFQNITFIDLSNNLLSGQVPISLFSLSKLSDLSLNNNQLSGKIPVQIGSLKSLTSLSLSGNRFSGPIPLTISKLQNLWYLNLSRNGLSEPLPETLHRGIPSLLSIDLSYNNLSLGTVPDWIRSRQLSDVHLAGCQLKGTLPSFLKPDSLSSIDLSDNYFTGRISHFFTNMSSLQKLKLSNNQLRFDLSEIILPEGLSIFDVHANQLVGSLSRILNNRTSKFLEVLDVSNNQISGEIAEFREGLRLRVLNIGSNQIIGHLPSSVSNLIELERLDISRNKITGTIPTSVGLLVKLQWLDLSINGLTGRIPNSLLGIGLRHASFRANRLCGEIPQGRPLNIFPVAAYAHNLCLCGKPLAPCKGKKQEDMSQ